The Meriones unguiculatus strain TT.TT164.6M chromosome 1, Bangor_MerUng_6.1, whole genome shotgun sequence genome has a segment encoding these proteins:
- the LOC110563313 gene encoding olfactory receptor 226-like, with product MSNCSNTLVTEFILLGFPELCHLHGLLFGLFLIIYVVTVLENLVIVGTISASGQLHIPMYFFLANLAVLETLYTTVTVPKLLAGLLAGAKTISFSGCLTQLFLFLSLGSSECFLLATMACDRYLAICRPLHYPAVMDSKLCLQLALSAWLGGFLASFVSTALISRLRFCCSNALNHFFCDISPLLQLSCSDTTTIEMLDFVAALAVLATSLIVTTVSYAHILVTVLKIPGGAGRRKAFSTCASHLVVVLIFYTTTTFMYARPHAISSFDLNKLVSVIYSVVTPLLNPIIYCLRNRDIKEALTKLLQSLSFP from the coding sequence ATGAGCAACTGCAGCAACACTTTGGTGACAGAGTTCATTCTTCTGGGTTTCCCAGAGCTGTGCCACCTACATGGGCTGCTGTTTGGGTTATTCCTGATCATCTATGTGGTGACTGTCCTGGAGAACTTGGTCATTGTGGGCACCATCAGTGCTAGCGGGCAGCTGCACATACCCATGTATTTCTTCCTGGCcaatctggctgtcctggagaccCTCTACACCACAGTCACGGTGCCCAAGCTGCTTGCTGGCCTCCTAGCAGGGGCAAAAACCATCTCCTTTTCAGGGTGCCTCACCCAGctgttcctctttctttccctgggCTCCTCAGAGTGCTTCTTACTGGCCACCATGGCCTGCGACCGGTACCTGGCCATCTGCCGCCCACTGCACTACCCAGCCGTCATGGATTCAAAGCTGTGCCTGCAGCTAGCTCTCAGTGCCTGGCTTGGGGGCTTCTTAGCCTCCTTTGTGTCCACAGCTCTCATCTCCCGCCTTAGGTTCTGCTGCTCCAATGCGCTCAACCACTTCTTCTGCGATATCTCACCCCTGTTGCAACTCTCCTGCTCAGACACCACCACCATTGAAATGCTGGACTTTGTGGCAGCTCTGGCAGTGCTTGCGACCTCTCTGATAGTGACCACAGTCTCCTATGCCCACATCCTTGTCACTGTCTTGAAGATTCCGGGAGGGGCAGGCCGCAGGAAGGCCTTCTCCACCTGTGCCTCCCATTTGGTGGTGGTCTTAATCTtctacaccaccaccaccttcatGTATGCCCGGCCTCACGCCATTAGCTCCTTCGACCTCAACAAGCTGGTATCTGTGATTTACTCGGTAGTGACTCCCCTGCTGAACCCTATCATCTACTGCCTGAGGAACCGTGACATCAAGGAGGCACTTACAAAGCTCCTCCAGTCCCTCAGTTTCCCCTGA
- the LOC110563311 gene encoding olfactory receptor 287 translates to MSPKYLMAWSTGQNLSTPGPFILLGFPGPRSLRIGLFLLFLVMYLLTVAGNLAIISLVGAHRCLQTPMYFFLCNLSFLEIWFTTACVPKTLATFAPLGGAISLAGCATQMYFVFSLGCTEYFLLAVMAYDRYLAICLPLRYGGIMTPGLATRLALGSWLCGFSAIAVPAALIARLSFCGSHIINHFFCDIAPWIVLSCTDTQVVELVSFGIAFCVILGSCGITLVSYAYIITTIIKIPSAQGRQRAFSTCSSHLTVVLIWYGSTIFLHVRTSVESSLDLTKAITVLNTIVTPVLNPFIYTLRNKDVKEALRRTVQGK, encoded by the coding sequence ATGTCCCCAAAATACTTAATGGCTTGGAGTACTGGCCAGAACCTTTCCACTCCAGGGCCATTCATCTTGCTGGGCTTCCCTGGGCCAAGGAGCCTGCGCATCGGGCTCTTCCTGCTTTTCTTGGTCATGTATCTGCTCACAGTAGCTGGAAACTTAGCCATCATTTCCCTGGTAGGGGCCCACAGATGCCTGCAGACGCCTATGTacttctttctctgcaacctctccTTCCTGGAGATCTGGTTCACCACAGCCTGTGTGCCCAAGACCCTGGCCACTTTTGCTCCCCTGGGTGGAGCCATCTCCTTGGCTGGCTGTGCCACACAGATGTACTTTGTCTTCTCTCTGGGCTGCACTGAGTACTTTCTTCTGGCTGTGATGGCTTATGACCGCTACCTGGCTATCTGTTTGCCACTGCGCTATGGTGGCATCATGACACCTGGGCTGGCGACACGGTTGGCCCTGGGATCCTGGCTGTGTGGCTTTTCTGCAATCGCAGTGCCTGCTGCCCTCATTGCCCGCCTCTCTTTTTGTGGCTCACATATCATCAACCACTTCTTCTGTGACATTGCGCCCTGGATAGTTCTGTCCTGCACTGACACGCAGGTGGTGGAGCTGGTGTCCTTTGGTATTGCCTTCTGTGTCATTCTGGGCTCATGTGGTATCACACTAGTCTCCTATGCCTACATCATCACTACCATCATCAAGATTCCTTCTGCTCAGGGCCGGCAGCGTGCCTTCTCTACCTGCTCATCCCATCTCACAGTGGTGCTCATTTGGTACGGCTCCACCATATTCTTGCATGTGCGGACCTCGGTAGAGAGCTCCTTGGACCTCACCAAAGCTATCACGGTGCTCAACACCATTGTAACACCAGTGTTGAACCCCTTCATATATACCCTGAGGAACAAGGATGTGAAAGAGGCTCTGCGCAGGACAGTGCAGGGGAAGTGA